One window of Triticum dicoccoides isolate Atlit2015 ecotype Zavitan chromosome 5A, WEW_v2.0, whole genome shotgun sequence genomic DNA carries:
- the LOC119303927 gene encoding fasciclin-like arabinogalactan protein 8: MAGAGAQLRRVVALVLLACCSMAPAATARGMSAGIAHNITSFLSGHPEYKQYNRYLTETRVCDEINARGGVTVLVLGDGAMSTLVSDAGADLGAIKNALRLHALLDYWDVKKLKALPTGADTLTDTFYQAAGGAATSATGSVKMAKLEGGGFGFASAASPGDAYDATFTKALKQTQYDFAVLEVSAPIEFDGLFDGPSVASLTRLLEKAGCKRFAALIASTGVLKDYQAAMADKAGLTLFAPKDDAFLAKGAPDVDKMPRADLVALLRYHALPGYNPRPSLKLVKASARPFRTLASTAGGKYNVSVVARGDDVSLDTGLRKSRVAETVLDDTPVCVLTVDRLLMPLELFAGAPAEAPSPTPAPAPSPADATLSSPPSPPPADAPSEAAADHVHKDVKASSAASLSVGALAAAACSAVLASLL; this comes from the coding sequence atggcgggggcGGGGGCGCAGCTGCGGCGCGTGGTGGCCTTGGTCCTCCTGGCCTGCTGCAGCATGgcgccggcggcgacggcgagagGGATGTCGGCGGGGATCGCGCACAACATCACCTCCTTCCTCAGCGGCCACCCGGAGTACAAGCAGTACAACCGGTACCTGACGGAGACGCGGGTGTGCGACGAGATCAACGCGCGGGGCGGGGTGACGGTGCTGGTCCTCGGCGACGGCGCCATGTCCACGCTCGTGTCGGACGCCGGGGCCGACCTGGGCGCCATCAAGAACGCGCTGCGCCTCCACGCGCTGCTCGACTACTGGGACGTCAAGAAGCTGAAAGCCCTGCCCACCGGCGCCGACACGCTCACCGACACCTTCTACCAGGCCGCGGGCGGCGCGGCCACCAGCGCCACGGGCAGCGTCAAGATGGCCAAGCTGGAGGGCGGCGGCTTCGGCTTCGCGTCCGCCGCCAGCCCCGGCGACGCCTACGACGCCACCTTCACCAAGGCGCTCAAGCAGACGCAGTACGACTTCGCGGTGCTGGAGGTGTCGGCGCCCATCGAGTTCGACGGCCTCTTCGACGGGCCGTCCGTCGCCAGCCTCACCCGGCTGCTGGAGAAGGCCGGCtgcaagcgcttcgcggcgctcatCGCCAGCACGGGCGTGCTCAAGGACTACCAGGCGGCCATGGCGGACAAGGCCGGGCTCACCCTGTTCGCGCCCAAGGACGACGCGTTCCTGGCCAAGGGCGCGCCGGACGTGGACAAGATGCCCCGCGCCGACCTCGTCGCGCTGCTGCGCTACCACGCGCTGCCGGGGTACAACCCGAGGCCGTCGCTGAAGCTGGTGAAGGCGTCGGCCCGGCCGTTCCGCACGCTGGCGTCcaccgcgggcgggaagtacaacgTGTCGGTGGTGGCCCGCGGCGACGACGTGTCGCTCGACACCGGCCTCCGCAAGTCCCGCGTCGCGGAGACGGTCCTGGACGACACGCCCGTGTGCGTGCTCACGGTGGACCGCCTCCTGATGCCGCTCGAGCTCTTCGCCGGCGCGCCCGCGGAGGCCCCCTCGCCGACGCCCGCGCCGGCGCCGTCCCCCGCGGACGCGACGCTGAGCTCCCCGCCGTCCCCGCCACCGGCCGACGCCCCGTcggaggccgccgcggaccacgttcacAAGGACGTCAAGGCGTCGTCCGCCGCCTCACTGTCGGTCGGCGCGCTCGCCGCGGCCGCGTGCTCCGCCGTGCTCGCGTCCCTACTGTGA
- the LOC119303928 gene encoding cyclin-B1-2-like, with protein MSSLMTKKEIGQTHDVLRFGVNDSVRADLAPAHPVQATIHKETKFWDEKKRFGTEAIYGSAFNIRKDLDAQILSRFQRPPGALPSSMLGYEAMTGSLDDFGFEDYLNLPQDSDSLRIPDMHHGMEVRLGLSKGPVCPSFS; from the exons ATGTCGAGCTTGATGACGAAGAAGGAGATCGGGCAGACCCACGACGTGCTCCGCTTCGGCGTCAACGACAGCGTCAGGGCCGACCTCGCGCCGGCGCACCCCGTCCAGGCCACCATCCATAAG GAGACCAAGTTCTGGGACGAGAAGAAGAGGTTCGGGACCGAGGCCATCTACGGGTCCGCCTTCAACATCCGCAAGGACCTGGACGCCCAAATCCTCTCCAG GTTCCAAAGGCCCCCAGGTGCATTGCCATCATCTATGCTAGGATATGAGGCAATGACAGGTTCCTTGGATGATTTTGGATTTGAAGATTACCTTAACT TGCCCCAGGACTCTGACAGCCTGCGCATACCGGACATGCACCACGGGATGGAGGTTCGGCTTGGCCTGTCGAAGGGCCCTGTCTGCCCCAGCTTCAGTTGA